The Caldicellulosiruptor acetigenus DNA window TCATCAAGGGCAGGAATGAGTACATTTTTAACATGTTCGTTCCTGTCTGCAGCTAAAAGCAGAGCTTCAGTCAGCCCATCCATCTTATATTGAGGGTCTAAAAGAAGCTTTCTGATTCTGTATCCTACTTCTGTTCCACCTGGCTCTCTTGTTGTGAGAACCTTGTATCCTTTCTCTTTGAGATATTTTTCGACTTTTACAAGCTGTGTAGTTTTACCTGAACCATCGTTTCCTTCAAATACTATGAGTTTACCCTTCCTCAATCACATCAACCTCATTTTTTTTGATAAATTCAATACCCAAAAGTTCTTGTAAATATTCTATAGTATCCTTTTCTATAACCTCACCCTCAACAACAACCGGAAATCCCGGCGGGTAAGGAATGATTGCCTGCGCACATATAAAGCCTTCTGCCTCACAAATCTTTACTCTTCTTTTTTTCATGTTGTCAACTTCATACACTTTCAAAGCCTTTTTTGGTCTTGGCGGTGATAAAAACTTTTTTTTCAGCACTTCTTTTCCTTTTTCTTTTATTATATCATAAAAAAAGCTTTCCAAGATTTCAAAATTAAAAAGAGCATCTACCAGAGAAAAATAAAACAGAATCCTATTTTGGTCAAGAAGCTCTGGAACAATGGAATACTTCTCCAAAAGACTTTTTGCAAAACTTTGCTTTACCCCTGCTTTGCTAAAGTTTAGAAGAAGTTTTAAAATATCCAAATCGCTGTAGACATAGTTTGTATAATCCAAGACCGGCTTGCATAGCTTTTCAAGTTTTTCTTCGAGCTCATCAAAAAGCTGTCTGCCAAACATTTTTGAAAACTCTATCCCATACTCACTCCAAGCAAGCAGCACATACGACGGACTTGTTGTATGAAGATAACTTAAATTAGCAGAAAGTTTTTTGGTATCCTTCTCCGCCAAATTTGACAAAAGCAGTGCAGACTGGTTTGGGCATGGCAATGTTTTGTGAAGACTTAAAATGCATATGTCAGCTCCGCTATCCAAGGCTGTTTTTTTCCCTACAAATTTAAAATAACCGCCATGAGCTTGGTCAACTATGAGTTTCTTCTGATATTTTTTTGCAATCTTTGAGAGCACCTTTACATTCTGCTCAATGCCATAATATGATGGTGAGGTTATTACAACAATTTGAGATTTTGAAGTTTGAAGGACACTTTCAAAGTGCTTTTCGTCGATATATGTAAATATTCCTAAAGAATCATCGTACTGTGGATATATATATTCAATGTCAAGTTTTAAAATCTTTGCAACATTATATATGCTTTTATGAGCATCTCTATTTATAAGTATACCGTCATACGGATTTGAAAATGCAGCAATTGAGGCTTGCAGAAGGTGTGTTGAACCCTGAAGAGACAAAAAACTATAATTTGAACCAAAAAACTCATTAATTCCATCTAAAAATTCCTTTATATAACCTTTTGGATCCAATAAGTTGTCTGTATACAAGGTTTCTGTGACATCAAAGTTGGGAAATATATTTTTAATAGCATCTGGGAAAATCTCATCTTTGCCTTTGTGACCTGGCATGTGAAGACGCAAAAAATTGTAACTCTTAAGAGCATTGAAAATCTTAAGATTATCTAAAATTCTGCGCATACTTTCTTGGTCCAACTTCATATATATCTTCCCCTTGAGAATCTATTGCAACAATGCACGGTAAATCTTCCACCTCAATCTCACGAACTGCCTCTGCACCAAGGTCCTCAAACATAACAATCTTTTGAGATTTGACACAGCTTTGAATCAAAACTGCAGCACCACCAAATGTGGCAAGATAAATGCTACCGTGCTTTTTTATTGCCTCTTTTACAGCCTCATTTCTTTTCCCCTTTCCAATTAAAACCTTTATTCCAAGCTCAAGCATCGTGGGGGTAAATGCATCCATCCTGCCTGCTGTTGTTGGACCACATGGTCCTATTACTTCACATGGCTTTTCAGGACAGGGACCCATGTAATATATCGCACCGTTTTTAAAATCTATTGGAATTTTATTACCTTTTTGAATCATCTCAAAAAGCTTTTTGTGAGCAGCATCCCTCGCAACAAAAAG harbors:
- a CDS encoding FumA C-terminus/TtdB family hydratase beta subunit; this translates as MNRIYVPVQNPEEIQKLKCGQEVLVCGKLFVARDAAHKKLFEMIQKGNKIPIDFKNGAIYYMGPCPEKPCEVIGPCGPTTAGRMDAFTPTMLELGIKVLIGKGKRNEAVKEAIKKHGSIYLATFGGAAVLIQSCVKSQKIVMFEDLGAEAVREIEVEDLPCIVAIDSQGEDIYEVGPRKYAQNFR